The Nasonia vitripennis strain AsymCx chromosome 5 unlocalized genomic scaffold, Nvit_psr_1.1 chr5_random0005, whole genome shotgun sequence genomic sequence atttgcaaCTTACAAATCGggcaataaattttttatccaTTCTGCTTTCTGCTTTCCTTTGACGAATAATTTTGTGACTCCTTGCGtacatatttctaaaattttatgaagacGGTGATATGGAATATCTCCAGAATCCCATTCTATGCTGTGATGGCTCTTTCCAATCCAGTGagtcatacatttttcttcctctgttAGTTCATCCCGTGGTAATGGAGGTTTAAAGAGATACGCAGTCGGTAAAGCAGTTATACTCAAATTGAGAAAACTGATTtccttgaaaataaaagtatcgaCGGCAATTCTTTGAAAACCTTGAATGTCACAGAGataaactttttcttcttcttgacATTGCAATATTGTATTTCtaaacaatatattatattcactTGAACTTCTATCAATCACGCTAGTCATCTTGCTATTTAGTAAGAAATGATCTGAGCTAGACTCTTACTCTctgtttttataatacataACTCCGCCTCTGGCTTATCTAGGATTTTAAAAGTCGATTTTGGATTggatgaaaagaaagaaaatgcaTCCCCTCTCAAGAAAATCTTCGTTCTTATCTTATCTATGAGCTCTTCGTCCACACCATTGGTCTTTTCCGAGAAAATCTTTCTCTTAATCTTATCTACTAGCTCTTCGACTCTACCATTGATCCTTTGCGAGAATACCTTCTCTCCCTATTTAAGAGCGGGAGCATCTTCCTTGAACGATCACAGTTCGTCAGTTGCGTTTCCTTGATTTAAAGTGATAATTTTGTGCAAGTTCACGAATAATATTCTAgtcatattttagtaaaaagtAAAGATGAATTCGATGGATTTTTTTGAACGTCTTGTTGGCTTACTTCGTGACACCATACAAAGTAAAAATGATATGAGCgatgaagatatttatcatTGGCTGGACGTGTGTAATTCTACGATAAAGGAATTGAAcgataaaattgataaagcgAATTTAACGCgaggagaaaaacaaaagtgtcAAACTTGTTTAACACATTTGTCGTGCATACAAGTTGAATTCGAACAACACCTTCGGTGTGGAGGTATTTTACAAGCGGAGGAAGAAACTGAAGCTAGAGTAGAGTGGTGAGATGTGCAGTCAGCTTTTCAGAATAGAATTAGAAGTGGTGtggtattaaatataaaacatgTTGATATTCTAAGTTTTTTAAACGATGCACAAAAGCT encodes the following:
- the LOC116417911 gene encoding uncharacterized protein LOC116417911 codes for the protein MTSVIDRSSSEYNILFRNTILQCQEEEKVYLCDIQGFQRIAVDTFIFKEISFLNLSITALPTAYLFKPPLPRDELTEEEKCMTHWIGKSHHSIEWDSGDIPYHRLHKILEICTQGVTKLFVKGKQKAEWIKNLLPDLSITNVENFGCPSFEKIIYDKQFVCFNHDLCIRRVPMCAVRNVIAIRTWLLDYLDDRFSLDTVDNQNSKCICLY